The Borrelia sp. HM sequence CTCTTCTAGATCTCCCATGCATTCCAGGTGGATTTGGCTTTTTTTTGAGTAGTTTATCATATTTGGGTTGTTCAAATATATTTATGCCAAATCTCCTTACTAGCTTTCCTTTTGCTATATTTTTTCTATTCATTAATTCCTCACGTATATAAATGGCAGGGGTAGGATTTGAACCTACGACCTTCGGGTTATGAGCCCGACGAGCTACCAAGCTGCTCCACCCTGCTTCTTAAATCATAGTCTAACACAATTTTATTTTAAGTGTCAATCAATTTTGTTTTACTATATTAAAATGTATATTTCATATATTTCTCTATGGTATTTTTTTATGGTGGATTTTATGTTGTCTATTTTTTGTATCAAATTTTTTAAATTATCTTCATAGTTTAAATCTAGTCTTATATATAGAATTAGGTTGTTTCCTTGATATAGAAAACTAAGTTCTTTAAGATTTGCATCAATGTTTTTTAATGTGTTTTTTATTTCTCTTTTTAGGTCTATATCTTGTTTTGATAGAAGGTTATTTGCATTATTTATGATTACGTGTAGTCCTTCTTTGATCATGACAAAGCTAATGCATATGGATATTACTTTATCAAATCCTGTCCATACGTAGTTTGCAAGTAATAAGCTTAGTGTAGTTCCCCCATGGGAGAATATACAGTTTTTATCAGATGATGATAGTGCTAAGAGCAGATAGTTGTTATATCGTTTTCCAATTTGAAACTTCGCCAAATATTCAATGATTTTAACTAAGAAGAATATAAATGGTACTAGTGGTATCCAAATACTTTTTTTTAACGAATTATTTGAAAATATTTCTAATATGTTTTTTTTATCTTCATATAGATGATCATGATGATGTTCATTTTCATTCATGTGAATATGTAATCCAGATTTACTACCAAGAATTATTAGGTTACTTAATCCTGTTGTGTTTAAAAATATTGTAAATCCTGTGATTATTATAACTATTCCTATAATAAGAGATATTAAGGTTTCCATTTTTTTGTATCCATATGGATAATAAATTGTTTCAGGACGACTTGTAATTTTTAAACTACAATACGTAATTGTAGATAGTATAAGATCTGATATAACATGAAGTGCATCTGCAATAAGTGCAAATGAATTAAAAAGAATTCCTACAGTAAATTTAGATGTTATTGAGGCTATTTCTGCTAATACTGAGATAAGTCCTGTTGTCATTATGATCGAATTTTTTCTTGTTTCATAAGTTAAGTCTTTTTCATATAAATTATTTTTATTTTCAAATTTTAGACTTTGAAGTTCTTCATTGATGTCATTGATTTTGCATAAAATTTTTTGCATTTTATTTTTTTTACCATAATAAATTAGATTTTTAATTAAGACTCTTTCTATTCCCTCTGCTTTGAAATTTGGATCGATATAAAAGTGAGTGATTTTAATCTCTTTGTTTTTTATTTGTGCTTTAAGATATGCAATTATTTTCATATGATTTTCTATATAAACTGTATAAATTTCATCTTTTTTTAAGCTTTCAAGTTTTAAATAAGAGTATTTATTAATATTTGTGTAGTTGATTATCTTGATCATATTTACACTTTACCTTAATCTTTCTTTTATTGCATAATCCTATTATAGTGAAAGATAGCATTATTTTTTTTGATGTTCAATTGTTTTATATGAATATCCTTAATTAATTAGGAGTGTTTTGGAGGTTTTATGTTACAATCTCAATTTTTTGTTAAGCAATGTAAAAGATATATTGCTAAAGATAAAATTTTTATAAATAATGTGAAAAATGTTGAGACTATTTTTTATGATTTACTTAAAATGTTTGATAAACAAGCTTTAAAGAGTATATTTGATTACTATTATGATAATTTTGACTTTGATAATGGAATATATGCTTTCATTGAGAAATTTATTCCGATTATTAACTTTTTGTCATTAGAAGTTTTAGACTATGAATTTAGTATTGATGAAAAAAAATTAATATTAGAAATTTTTAATTCGTCAGCATGTACTATGCAAGCTAGTAATTTAAATGAGTTTGCCAGAGCTATTGTTTCTCTTGGTATTTTAAAATAGCATTTAGGTTTTGTGTTTATAGAAATTTTGAATTTATTTTATTTGATTTGTCTTAAATATTTTTGATAGTTCGTTTTTATTAAATGGGATTTTAAGTAAATCTTTTAATGTATAAGCTTGTGATACTGTTTTAGTAACTTGAAATTGATTGGGATCTGTTATTAATATTTTGGTATCTTCTTCAAAAAATTCTGACATTATTTGACGACATATGCCACATGGAATACTTGCTGGAATTGTTGTAATTATTATAAAGTCTACCTTTTGCATACCAACAGATGATATCATGTTCATTATTGCAGCTTGTTCTGCACAACGAGTTGCTCCAAAACTTGCATTTTCAACATTTGCACCTTGAAAAAATAGATTGTCTTTAGTTTTAACACAAGCTCCCACCTTGAATTGTGAATATGGTGAATATGAATTATTCCTTGCAGCTTCGGCTAATTTAAATGCTTTTTCAATTGTATTTTGTCTATTATTTTCCATTTAGAACCTCTTGTTTTGTAGCGTTATCAATTATATCACAATGATTATAATTTTCTATTGAAATATTGTAGAATGTTTATTAGATACATTTTTTATTTATATGAAAGGTTTGTTAGTATTTTTGTATGATAGATGTTATTGAGTTTATTAAAAAGTATAATAATTTTATTATTATTGGGCATAAGGATCCTGATTTTGATTGTATTGGTTCATCTTTAGCTCTATCTTCTTTTTTATCTAGAATAAATAAAAAGGCCCTCATGCTAAATGAGGGTCCCTTTGTTAGAAAGGAAATTATTCCTTTTAAAGATAGATTTTTATCTAGATGGCCAGGTATTGATTTTTCAGATTATGCTGTTATTATTTTGGATTGCTCTATATATGATAGAATTGGAGATGAATTTGTTTTTTATATAAAAAATATGCCTATTGTAGTTATTGATCATCATGCCTCAGGTGATAAATTAGATGCTCCTGGGTATATTGAACCTTGCGCTCCTTCAACTACTTTTTTAATTGAGAAATTAATTAGAGAATTTGGATATGAAGTTACTAAGGAAGAGGCATGGTATATTTTAGTTGGATTTTGCACAGATACAGGATTTTTTAGATTTATTTCAAGAAGTGACCCTGAGCCTTTTGAAATGGTTGCTAGACTTGTTTCTAAAGGTTTAAGCCTTAAGGATGTTTATAGTTATGTTGAATCTGTTAAGAGTTTAACTTCAATAGATATTCTTAGCATAATGTTGAGTAATCTTAAATCTTATTTTGATGGTAAAGTATTACTTACTGTTTTGCCATTTAATTCTAAAAAAGATAATAATGTTAGTGGTGTTAATGAGTTATTTTATGCACTCCTTTCTAATGTTGAAAATAATGAAATATTAGTGATTTTAAAGGAAATAGGGGATGGTTCTATTTTGGTGGGACTTCGTTCTAAAGATTATTTTGATGTGGGTGAACTTGCAAAATGTTTTGGAGGAGGGGGACATAAGCATGCCAGTGGTTTTAAGGTAAAAAGTATTACTTTAACTCTTTTAGAAAGTCAAATCATAGCATATATCAAGGACCATATTAATAATTAAAGTTTACTAAAGGAATTTGTCCTTTTGGATAAAAGTCTTCTGTCAAAGTTAATAGTCCAGACTTAAATGCTAACATTGTAGTGCCATATACTATTACTATGTTGTTTATCCAGTCTAGTTTTTTTATGTGTTGGGGTGTAAGTGAGGCAATTATGCTTATTTTATCTTTGTATTGTTTTAATTCTCCTATGTATTTAAGACTAGCGGGTGTTGAGATGTTAAAAATCACTTGTTCATGTGTTTCAATTAGTTTTTTTATTTCTTGAAGATTTTTAGGTTTCATATTGTTTAAAGGATAATAATCATAATAGTAAATAGAACCATTTGGAAATATTTTTTTACCTTCTGTAATCATTGTTTGATAAGGTGATATTAAAAGTGTTTTTTTATTCTTCAAGACTTTTTTTGATAACTTGATTTTTGTTATTCCTCTTAATGTGCTTTGTTCAAAAAATTTTTTGGCTTCTTTGGTAGGTATTGTTTGAGCTTTTTGAATATTTGGGTAAATTTCTGTTTTATTGTTTGTCCCTTTTAGGTAGTCCAACTTTATTTTAAGTATTCTTTTGTTAGATTTAATAATATTTTCTCTTATTTCATTGTCTTTTTGCATCAAGTTTAATAGTTTGTTGTAGGCGTTATTTTGTATATCTTCATTTAGTGATATTAATAGAATGTCAGTTTCAGTTCTAATAATTCTTTCAATTGTATCGTAAATGCTCTCGTTTTTATATCTTACGGCATTCATTAATAAATCGTCTGTTATTATTAAATTGTCGTATTTGAGATTTTTTCTAAGTAGTTCTTTTATTATTTCAATTGATGATGATGCAGGTATTTCTTTGCCATTTGTAAGCATTGGATATGCTACATGTCCACTCATAATTACTGGAATATTTTCTTGTATTAATATTTTATATGGTAATAGTTCAGCTGATTGTATTTCTTTTAAATTTAAGTTTATTGTTGGCATTTGTGTATGAGAGTCAATAGTGGTATTTCCGTGTCCGGGAAAATGTTTTGCTGTTGAAATTATACCTGCTTGTTTTTGACCTTTATAAAAAGCTAAAGCAAAAAGAGAAACAATTTGTGGATTATTTGAATATGTTCTTGGCCCTATTGTGAAATTGTTTTCATTGCTGTAAATATCTGTTATGGGTGCAAAATTTAGATTGATCCCAAGCTGTTTTAATTCATTTGCTATGTGATATCCGGTAAGATAGGAATCATTTGGTGATAAAGTAGCTGTAATTCCAAGATTGCCTATTGTTTTAGATGTATTAAGTTTTATGTGTTGTGTCCATCCTCCTTCTTGGTCTGTTGCAATGAATAGAGGAATTTTAAATCTATTCTTTTGAGACATAGATTGTGCCTTATTTATGCTTTCTACTAACATTTGTAAATTTTTGGCATTCCATCCAAAAATTTTAATTCCCCCTAGATTTTTCTCTTTTATAAAGTCCAGGGTGAATTTTGTTATTTTATCTCCTGGATAACTTATCATAAACATTTGTCCTAATAGTTCCTTATTGTCCATGTGGTTTACTATTTGATCTATTAAGTTTTCTTTGTCATCTTTTGTAGTCCAAAAATTATAGGGAAAGCAATGATTATGTATAAAAAAGATAGTAATACAAATAATTTTCTTCATTTAATAATACTAATTTTCCATTTTTTAGTTCATAAGTATTTATATTTTTCCATTTTATATTCTTCTTTATTACTTGAAGCTTACTTTGATGAGTGAAAATACTTAAATTATAAATTTTTTATTATTCTTCTCATTTGTAACCAGATAATTTCATTTATTACCATACTAATAGTAATTTTATTATTCTCTTTAAAAAATACCAAGTATTTATTTGCTCAATTAAAGGTTATTAATATATTTGTTCATTATGAGCATTTAAATAAAATAGGTTATGTATTTAATAATGGTAGTTTTGTATTGACAAAATATCTTTGAATTTATAGACTTTAATGTCTACAAGCTGATGTAGCTCAGTTGGTTAGAGCACTCGGCTCATATCCGAGTTGTCGTGGGTTCAAGTCCCTCCATCAGCATTAAGGAGCTTTGTTTTATGAGGGTAGCTGTTGTTCTTGCAAATGGCTTTGAAGAGATTGAAGCTATAATACCTATTAATATTTTAAGACGTGGCGGTGTAAATGTTAAGGTTATAAGCTTAAGTAATGATAAAATTGTTGTAGGTGCTAGAGGGGTTACTTTTTTAGCTGATGATAAGATATCAGATTGTAGTTCAGATAGTTTTGATTTGATAATACTTCCTGGGGGGATGCCTGGTGCTACAAATCTTTTTGAATCAAAAGATTTGGATAAAATTCTAATAGATATGAACTTACAAGGCAAGTTTATTGCGGCCATTTGTGCATCACCAGCCATTGTACTTGCGGCAAAGGGACTATTGGGTATAAATAAATTTACGTGTTATCCAGGATTTGAAAATGGTATTACTGATGGTGAATTTGTAGATGAAGATGTTGTAATTAGTAATAATTTTATTACTTCTAAGGGTGTTGGTACTGCTTTTAAATTTGCTTTTGCTTTACTTAAAATTGTTAAGGGAGAGAGAGTGCTTGAAGATGTCAAAAGGCAAGTTTTGATTTGAGCAGTGATTTCCAATATTTTAAAACCTTAAGGTAGGTATTTTGATTAAACGTATTGAAGTTACAAGTTACTTTTTTATTGATTAAATTTATTGATGTTTGAAAATTAAACTGTGTGTATTTTCAAAAATAATTAATTCTTCATTTGTTGGTATTGTAAATATTTTTGTCTTGCTTTTTGCACTTGATATCTCAGATTCTAAATCTTTTGCTCTTGCTAAATTATTTTTTTGAGGATCAATTTCTATGCCAATGTTTTCAAATCCTTTTAAAGCCAGTTCCCTTATTCCATGATCGCTAACACCTATACCGGCTGTGAAAATTATAGCATCAACATTAAAATCAAGAACTGCAAGGTAAGCACCAATATATTTTTTTATTCTATAAGCCATTATTTCAATTGCAAGTTTAGAATTATAATCATTTTTTTCAACTTCTTCCCAAATATTTCTTAGATCGTTTGATTTAAGAGATACGCCAAGCATACCGCTTTCTTTGTTAAGAATTTCTTCAATCTTTCTTGGGGTTTTGTTAAGTAATTTACTCATTAAAGGTATAATAGCAGGATCTATATCACCACTTCTTGTTCCCATCACAAGTCCTTCAAGGGGAGTAAGACCCATGCTTGTATCGTAAGACACTCCTTTTTTTACTGCGTTAATGCTTGAGCCATTGCCCAGATGTAATATGATTAAGTTTAAATCTTTTGTGTTTTTATCAAGTATTTTTGAAACTCTTTTTGTAATATATGTGTATGATAAACCGTGAAATCCATATTTTCTAATGTTATGTTTTTTATACCAGGAATATGGTATAGCATATAGGAATGCCTTTTCATTTATGGTTTTATGCCATGATGTATCAAAGCATAAAACTTGTTTAGCCTTTGGAAATATTTTGCTAATTGTTTCTATTACTTTTATTGCAGTTGGATTGTGCAAAGGTGCAAGTCCAGATGTTATTTTTAGTTCTTTTAAGACATTTTCATTAAGCAATACTGAATTTTTAAAATTTGGTCCCCCATGTACAATTCTATGGCCTATTCCTTTAATTTCATCTGGGTTATTTATGATTTTGAATTTTTTAGTTAGTATTCCATTTAGTTTTTTTAATGCTTCCTTATGGGACTTAATATTTTGATTGATTATTTCTAGTAATCCATTTTTAGTTTTGACTTTAATTATTGATTCTCTTGTTTTTATTTTTTCAATTGACCCAGATGCTAATACTTGTGCGTCTTTGTTTTTGTAGAGTGTAAATTTTAATGAAGAACTTCCTGTATTAATTGTTAATATTTTCATATTTTTCAATTAATTTTACTATTAAAGAAGTTTATATTGCTATATATATAATTAATTTTTTCTGATGCTTTAGTATTTTGTAAGTTTAGAAATATTGAATTTTTATATTCTGGATTTATTTTAATTTTATTTGGATTTTCTTTTATAATTTGCATTATTTCTTCAGCAGGAATGTTTTTTATGTTTGAATATTCTATTTCTAGTAATCCATTTCTTTCTTTAAGGCTTACAATATTGAGTTTTTGTGCAAGTATTTTCAATTCTGCTAATATAAATAAGTCATTTACTTCTTTTGGTATTGAGCCAAAGCGATCATGAATTTCGTCTCTTACTTTACTATTTTCTTCTTCACTTTGAATGGATGATATTTTTTTATAGATTAATATTTTATCTTGTTCATTATTGACATAGTTATCGGGTATGAATCCATTATAGTTAATTTCAATAATTACTTTGTTTTCTTTAGAATCCTTACCCATTCGCTTCTCAATTGCTTTATTTAGCATTGTTAAGTAGTAATCTAGTCCAATAGATTCTATTTCCCCATGTTGTTCTCTTCCAAGTAGATTCCCAACACCTCTTATCTCCATATCTTTTATGGCTATTTGGAATCCTGATCCAAGTTCTGAGGATTCAGATATTGCTCTTAGTCGTTCAATAGCGCTTTCGTTTAAGCTTGAGTTTTCTTTATATAATAAGTAAGCAAAAGCTTTTTGGGATCCTCTTCCAACTCTACCTCTTAGTTGATATAGTTGTGCAAGTCCGAATCTATTTGCATTGTTAATGATTATTGTGTTTGCATTTTCAATGTCTATTCCATTTTCAATTATTGTTGTTGCTATTAGCACTTGATATGATTTATTTATAAAATCGTGCATAATATTTTCAATTTGATTATCTGTTAGTTTTGCATGCAAAGTTGCAATTCTTGCATAAGGGATTACTGTTTCTAGCATTGTTTTTATTGAGTCTAATTCTTTAATATTGTGATGTATAAAAAAGACTTGTCCATCTCTTGACAGCTCATTTTCTATTGCATGTTTAATTAATAGTTCACTAAATTCTTCCACATAAGTTTCAATTTTAATTCTGTTTTTAGGTGGGGTTTTTAAAACAGAAATGTCTCTTAGTTTAATTAGTGACATATGAAGAGATCTAGGAATTGGAGTTGCTGATAGGGCAAGGCAGTCAACAGAAACTTTTATTTCTTTCAATTTTTCTTTTTCTTTTACTCCAAATCTTTGTTCTTCGTCAATTATAATAAGGCCTAAATTTTTGTATGTTATTTTTTTAGAAAGTATTTTGTGTGTTCCAATTATTATATCAATTTTTCCTGTTTCTAAATTTTTAATTATTTCATTTTCTTTTGATTTTTTTGTAAATCTGCTCATCATTGCAATTTTAATCGGAAAATTTTTAAATCTTTGCTTAAATGTGTTGAAATGTTGTTCTGTGAGAATTGTTGTTGGAGAGAGTATTGCTACTTGTTTGTTGCCCATAACAGCCTTAAATGCGATTCGCATTGCAACTTCTGTTTTACCAAATCCAACATCGCCACATAAAAGTCTGTCCATTACTTTAAAACTCATCATGTCTTGTTTGATTTCTGATATTGCGGTTAATTGATCTGAAGTTTCATCATATGGGAATTCTGATTCAAATAATAATTGCATTTCATTATCTTGAGGATAGTTAAAGCCTTTGATATTCTCTCTTGCTGAATAGAGCGCAACAAGATGATCTGCAGTTTCATCAATTCTTTTATTTGCGTAAGCTTTTTTCTTTTCCCATGTTTTTGAACTGATTTTATCTAATTTTATGTTTTGATTTTCGTTACCAATATATTTTTGAATAAGGTGTGTTTGTTCAATTGGGATAAATAATTTTTCATCATCTGCATATTCAATTTCAATATAGTCTTTTTCCAGAAAACTTGTTTTGATTCTTTTTATTTGTCTAAATATTCCAATTCCATGGTTTATATGAACTACATGACTATTTTTTTCAATTTCAATAAATGAGTCAATAATTTTTGTTTTTGATGATTCAAAAATTTTGTTTATTTTTTGTGTTCTATCAAAAATATCTGATTCAATAATAATTGCTATTTTTTCTTTATTTATTACAAGTGAGCTTGATATTTTGAAAACTTCAATTATGGCTTTTGGCAAATCCTTAAAGATATATTTTAATTTTTCTTTTTGTGAGTTAGACTCTGCTGCAATGATTACTTTAAATCCATTGTTAAGCCAATTTTTTATTTTTTCTTTTGCAAGTGTAATATTTGAAAAAAATTTACTCTCACTTTCGATTTCAAATTCTAATATTTCTTTTGTTGGTATGTTTGAAGAGGCTTGAACAAAAAAAATATTAGTTTTTAGTTTTAAATCTTTTGAATTTATAAAAATTTGTTTTGGTAAAATTGTTTTTTTTTCCGATTCTATTGCTTGACTATAAAGATTTTCATATTCTTTGTGGATTTTTTGGATCTCTTTTTCTAAATTTGGCATTTCGAAATTTATAATAGGTGTATCTTCATTTATTTCTTGACTTAGGTATGTATCTCCTATTAATGAATAAAATATTTCTTCTGCTCTTGCATGATATTTAGTTTCGATGTTTTGGAGTAATTGTGTGTATTCATTAGTTTTGATGTAATTTTTTAATTTGTTTATGCATTCGTTATTCCAAATGATTTCCTTTATTGGAACGATATTAAATTCATAAATTGCATTACCTTGTTTTAATTGGGTAAGGGGATTAAAATATTTGATTTCTTCTATTTTATCAATATTAAGTGAAATTCTTATTGGTTCTGTTTGATTAAATGAATATATATCTATTATTTCGCCCTTGATTGTAAATTCTCCAGGTAATGTGACTCTTGTCGTTTTTTCATATCCTAATCTTATAAGCTTGTTTTCAATATTTTTTATCTGTATTGTTTCATCTGTCTTAATTGTATAAATATTTTTAAATAAATTTTCTTTTGCAGGAATTTTACTAAGTAGAGATTTGAGCAACACTATGTAAATTCCAGGGTTGTTGTTGTAAAAATTTATTAAAAAATTTACTCTTTCTCTAAATATCTTACTTTTTGAGCTAATGCCTTGATATGCAAGGAGACTAAAATAATTAAGTTCGTATATTTTATCTGTAATTTGCATCAAGTCATCTTTAAATTTATCTAAAATATTTTCGTTTTTGACTATTAATACAACTTTATTACTCTTATTATATTCCTTTATTATGTTTATTAAGAAAGCTTTAAAAAATCCTTCATATCCTACTATTGTAAAAGGTTGTTTTTTTTCAATTAGTCGTTGCATCATTTGGAATTTTTGAGTGTCATTTAATCTATCAGTTAATTCTTTTTTTATATTCATTTTTTACCTTTTTGTTTATGTAGTTTAGTATAATATTATATATTATAGATATATTCTGTTTCGTTATTTGTAATATAATTAGATATTGAGGAGTTTATGGAATTTAGAAAATTATTGTTTTTTATGTTTCTTGTTTTTGTTCCTTTGATGCTTTTTTCTAGAGATTATAAGGGCCTTGATTTTAAGATAAAGTTTTTTAATCAATCAATTTATCGTGTTAATAGTAAGGTTGCTATTGAAATTTCGCTTAGTAATTCATCTGATGATTTATTAACTCTTGAAATAGGTGATGTTAATACTTTTGGTTTTGATTTTGATGTTACAGATACTACTAATATAAAAGTTAAAAGACCACTTGAATATGTTCAAAATAGAGCAAAAAATATTGCAGTTCCTATTAGGACTTTAACTTTAAGACCTAATGAAAGATTTTCTGTAGTGATTAACTTAAATCAATTTGTTCAGTTTGATCGAGATGGAGTTTATTTTGTTAAGGGTGTGTTTTTCCCAGATATCTCAGACCCTCAAAAAAGTATAGAGTCTAATGTTATTACTTTATTTTTGAAGCCTAAAATGGGCAATGGTGCTGAAGAATTCAATTTTTCTAATTTATCTTCTAATCATGAGATTCAGGATGTTTTAAAAAGAGAGAATTTATCGCCTGATCAGGTTGTTGAATATTTATTTTCAGCGTTGCGGCTTGGAGAAAAAGAGAAATTCTTTTTGTATATTGATGTTGAAAGTCTTATTTTAAATGATCGAAATAAATCATATCTTTATAAGCAAGAATTTAAGTCAGGTTCTGATAATATGTTAAAGGAGTATAAGGAGTATTTGTGGGAAAATAGTAGTTCTGATATATCAAGAGTTCCAAGTAAATTTTCCATTGTTGAAACGACTTATACAGATTCTACAGGAAAAGTTGTGTCTGATGTGTATTTTGATGATGGTCATTTTTATGTAGCCAGACGATATACCTTTTTTTTCAAAAAGTATGATTATTGTTGGATCATTTATGATTATACTGTTCAAAATACTGGGATTAGGGAGAAATAACAGTCCTTTTATTTTTAGTATTAAAAGGTTTGTTGTTATTTTATGGACCATAAGTTCTTTTAGTTTGTATGCTGATTTTAAACATGAAGTGGTTAAAGGTGATACCTTGTATTCGATATCTCTTAAGTATAAGGTTGCAATTAAAGATCTTAAGAGAATAAATAATCTTAAATCTAATAGTATTAGAGTTGGGCGTGTATTGATTATTCCAAGTTCTACTAGAGATGAAATTATTGCTAAAAAGATCAATTATAAAACTAAATCTAATAATACTAGTATTAATACTAATATTAAGATTCATGTTGTTAAAGTTGGCGATACTATTGAAGCTATATCTAAAAAATATGGCATTAAGGAAAAAGCATTACTCGCTTGGAATAATTTAAGTTCTAAAATTCTTAAGGTTGGTTTTAAGTTACATTTAGATGAGCCTGATTTTTTAAAGCCATATATAGTTAAAAAGGGTGACTCTCTTTCAAAGTTGTCCATGGATTTTGATATTAGTATTAAGGATATTTTGCGCTTTAATTATCTAGAGAATAATCCTAAGTTAGTTATTGGTCAAAAATTATATATTAAAAGAGCTTATGATAATATTAATTTTCATTATGTGAAGCCAGGAGAAACTCTTGGTAAGATTGCGTATATTTATGGCGTTACTGCAAAGCATCTTGTTCATCTTAATGGAGAGAAAGCAACAAATCTAAGAGTGGATTCAGTTTTAGATGTTTCTAAGATGGTAGAAAAAAATTTGCCAAATGTAAAAAAATCTTTACAATCAAAAACTAAAAAACGTGATAGTGAAACTTTTATATCTCATAAGGTATCTATTGGTGAAACATTATATAGTATTGCTCGTAGATATGGAGTTTTGCTTGAAGATCTTAAGACCTGGAATAATTTAATTGGGAATAGTATTTTTTATAATCAGGAACTTAAGATTTAT is a genomic window containing:
- the mfd gene encoding transcription-repair coupling factor, with the translated sequence MNIKKELTDRLNDTQKFQMMQRLIEKKQPFTIVGYEGFFKAFLINIIKEYNKSNKVVLIVKNENILDKFKDDLMQITDKIYELNYFSLLAYQGISSKSKIFRERVNFLINFYNNNPGIYIVLLKSLLSKIPAKENLFKNIYTIKTDETIQIKNIENKLIRLGYEKTTRVTLPGEFTIKGEIIDIYSFNQTEPIRISLNIDKIEEIKYFNPLTQLKQGNAIYEFNIVPIKEIIWNNECINKLKNYIKTNEYTQLLQNIETKYHARAEEIFYSLIGDTYLSQEINEDTPIINFEMPNLEKEIQKIHKEYENLYSQAIESEKKTILPKQIFINSKDLKLKTNIFFVQASSNIPTKEILEFEIESESKFFSNITLAKEKIKNWLNNGFKVIIAAESNSQKEKLKYIFKDLPKAIIEVFKISSSLVINKEKIAIIIESDIFDRTQKINKIFESSKTKIIDSFIEIEKNSHVVHINHGIGIFRQIKRIKTSFLEKDYIEIEYADDEKLFIPIEQTHLIQKYIGNENQNIKLDKISSKTWEKKKAYANKRIDETADHLVALYSARENIKGFNYPQDNEMQLLFESEFPYDETSDQLTAISEIKQDMMSFKVMDRLLCGDVGFGKTEVAMRIAFKAVMGNKQVAILSPTTILTEQHFNTFKQRFKNFPIKIAMMSRFTKKSKENEIIKNLETGKIDIIIGTHKILSKKITYKNLGLIIIDEEQRFGVKEKEKLKEIKVSVDCLALSATPIPRSLHMSLIKLRDISVLKTPPKNRIKIETYVEEFSELLIKHAIENELSRDGQVFFIHHNIKELDSIKTMLETVIPYARIATLHAKLTDNQIENIMHDFINKSYQVLIATTIIENGIDIENANTIIINNANRFGLAQLYQLRGRVGRGSQKAFAYLLYKENSSLNESAIERLRAISESSELGSGFQIAIKDMEIRGVGNLLGREQHGEIESIGLDYYLTMLNKAIEKRMGKDSKENKVIIEINYNGFIPDNYVNNEQDKILIYKKISSIQSEEENSKVRDEIHDRFGSIPKEVNDLFILAELKILAQKLNIVSLKERNGLLEIEYSNIKNIPAEEIMQIIKENPNKIKINPEYKNSIFLNLQNTKASEKINYIYSNINFFNSKIN